A portion of the Streptococcus sp. Marseille-Q6470 genome contains these proteins:
- a CDS encoding DMP19 family protein — protein sequence MNINTITLEKFITLNEEEKLQCLKDIKHTYQFENIKEILSELGLENLSGQVLSELAKVCNNWSQFEEAKTVLEIVSEEDRDAIWYYRNGFTHWRLSSDPKNDFETEANQALALLENAIKNADSSTNPVIEWCIELVKVGSLKEVFEAKPADYPLLEKYYFEDVNETNQEMTIAQNKKLYKNITVEDVQKAKDSWDIIKPVYETVNIYNTYEDYLDSAKIFTLEQRYLLAIIWYFIEVNNGGHYQFFDNSTGIVWEDTLKGLELFGMTEHAINFKNLLAFFGGAISFVREERSEMLAQMEEEYGDAFYQKLDEADDFVYDYDGNENELSFIKKYPEKFIFQGNADKS from the coding sequence ATGAATATTAATACAATTACTCTGGAAAAATTCATCACCTTAAATGAAGAGGAGAAACTTCAGTGTCTTAAAGACATTAAGCATACCTACCAATTCGAAAATATAAAGGAAATCCTCTCAGAGCTTGGTTTAGAAAATTTAAGTGGTCAAGTACTTAGTGAACTAGCCAAAGTTTGTAATAATTGGAGTCAATTTGAAGAGGCAAAAACAGTTTTAGAGATAGTCTCTGAAGAAGATAGGGATGCTATTTGGTATTATAGAAATGGTTTTACCCATTGGCGTTTATCTAGTGACCCGAAGAATGACTTTGAAACTGAAGCTAATCAGGCTCTAGCTTTATTAGAAAATGCTATCAAAAATGCTGATTCCTCAACAAATCCAGTCATTGAATGGTGTATTGAGTTGGTTAAAGTAGGTTCTCTAAAGGAAGTTTTTGAAGCTAAGCCAGCAGATTATCCCTTGCTAGAAAAATACTATTTTGAAGATGTTAATGAAACTAATCAAGAAATGACAATTGCGCAGAATAAGAAATTATACAAGAATATTACGGTAGAAGATGTTCAAAAGGCAAAAGACTCATGGGATATTATTAAACCAGTATACGAAACTGTTAACATCTATAACACCTATGAAGACTATCTCGATTCTGCAAAAATTTTTACTTTAGAACAAAGATACCTTCTGGCGATTATCTGGTATTTTATTGAAGTAAACAATGGAGGCCACTATCAATTTTTCGATAATTCGACAGGGATTGTCTGGGAAGATACTTTAAAGGGATTGGAACTATTTGGAATGACGGAGCATGCTATTAATTTCAAAAATCTTCTTGCATTCTTTGGTGGAGCTATCTCCTTTGTTAGAGAAGAGAGATCGGAGATGCTAGCACAGATGGAAGAAGAGTATGGTGATGCTTTTTATCAGAAGTTGGATGAAGCTGATGATTTTGTTTATGATTATGATGGAAATGAGAACGAACTAAGTTTTATCAAAAAATATCCAGAGAAATTTATTTTTCAGGGAAATGCAGATAAATCGTAA